The proteins below come from a single Candidozyma auris chromosome 3, complete sequence genomic window:
- the CHT4 gene encoding putative chitinase, with product MGNNSKKLVSGVYYSNWSVYGAKHFPEDMDSDHLSHVFYAFMKIDSQTGEVGYSDQWADIDMPVGDADGALGSIANLKKRKRNLKVVMSIGGWGTADQFSQVTRDEAKLTKFVDTAIKLVEKHKFDGIDIDWEFPANDQEGYQLVSLLNRLRAALTDLRAGLILTIASPASEYHSKYIDFGAIDQVITYWNVMAYDFAASTFSQKIGYHSNMYGHNGDTDLNCDAIIQFYSRLVDTSKILMGMPLYGRQYYKPSEPKIGSSFSRENPYGSDTIDYHLIDRGIEQFDHEKVAAHAYDSQKDVFITYDSPESTNHKASYVLNKGLAGGFWWESKGESKEEDRRLVKKFVDNLGGTEVLESSENWV from the coding sequence ATGGGTAACAAttccaagaagcttgtttCAGGCGTCTACTACTCCAATTGGTCTGTTTACGGGGCCAAACACTTTCCTGAGGACATGGACTCTGACCATCTTAGTCATGTTTTCTACGCCTTTATGAAGATAGACTCTCAAACGGGTGAGGTTGGCTACTCGGATCAGTGGGCTGACATCGACATGCCTGTGGGTGATGCCGATGGAGCTTTGGGACTGATagccaacttgaagaagaggaaaaggaACTTGAAGGTGGTTATGTCAATTGGGGGTTGGGGAACTGCCGACCAATTCTCTCAGGTAACTAGGGACGAGGCCAAGCTCACGAAATTCGTTGATACGGCAATaaagcttgttgaaaagcatAAGTTTGATGGCATTGACATAGATTGGGAGTTTCCTGCCAACGATCAAGAGGGCTACCAATTGGTGAGTCTACTTAATCGATTACGAGCCGCATTGACAGATTTAAGAGCCGGCTTGATATTGACTATCGCCTCGCCAGCTAGCGAATACCACAGCAAGTatattgattttggtgCCATTGATCAAGTGATCACATACTGGAACGTTATGGCTTACGATTTTGCCGCTTCCACATTCTCTCAGAAGATCGGATATCACTCGAACATGTATGGTCACAATGGCGACACTGACTTGAACTGCGACGCCATTATCCAATTCTACTCTCGATTGGTAGATACTCTGAAGATACTTATGGGTATGCCATTGTATGGAAGGCAATATTACAAGCCCTCCGAGCCCAAAATAGGAAGCCTGTTTTCCAGAGAAAATCCTTATGGCTCAGACACGATAGACTATCATTTAATAGATAGGGgaattgagcaatttgATCACGAAAAAGTGGCTGCTCATGCTTATGACTCACAAAAGGATGTCTTCATCACTTATGATAGTCCAGAGTCCACAAATCACAAGGCATCTTATGTTCTTAATAAAGGCCTTGCTGGTGGCTTCTGGTGGGAGTCAAAAGGTGAGtcgaaagaagaagataggaggttggtgaagaagttcgtCGATAACTTGGGTGGAACGGAGGTGTTGGAAAGTTCAGAAAATTGGGTTTAA
- the FAB1 gene encoding 1-phosphatidylinositol-3-phosphate 5-kinase → MVSRHLSYDTHSLSFTNDSDTESVNDDFVSFPTLPDPEETANRSFSKIITKTLRKVTNNASNLVHSYASPRHHTEAPDLPTDPTDSQSIYHDHSAPTTPVRKAIATPTSKQHSSAVSVASSLDKSVSRRSSKGTDQEPMRNFTGGQNSPTQVPRAPAPDSTLKKPNTDPWLNPSTNNRGSIIPPASPASVKRAESITGVSPGRAKAPPLFRMNSDMNPRVMSDNKSLRISTMSTTKVHAPVVSQADITIRSADSESKNSKASSIHQNNNIPASSSKENVSCKSDTKTLQNRISSIFNNLPNDFELSDDSASDLETINNDTVSASPLTSRLSPRQPNKSSRIEPTPAKLERQAPLPSSSPPSSTSTSVERTPSITRKISSSLSNSLFYSARSIINNNIPGKGSSASSITGELTKQRKKKIARKLSDNPLKNGGIPKKYWMNDSFVTDCLNCFKPFTAFRRKHHCRFCGQIFCSNCTLFISYSQYKHEKSKKNKEKEHKIFNDKLRVCKPCYSDVIVYLSDDSSSSSEEEDVESEVLSTQSDQQDHYSKLSSADHPLMRFRSKSINSRRDSLTSESLASAGQKSNRKHTRSSSGASTVNYISNKEGNQKSNEVTSFKHAPQMAIPTTRTGEVVEIPVSRSSYSNNVMPVKQNLAALAMRNAVHNQGSGPSAEPGKEQLTTWNSPYHDTQDLSPEVVRPNSLENLGKLYSSFLHRNPYRLTRSTSERVPRSGALTKHRAGFESEREDDYESENEDEKVLSLYTSLNNGYSSIDPRSSSSPTPKVLNQSLSSVPTLHEFPSMNVNDKYIPNPMGFGRHTDADQATLNFGINANKYRSDHRSSERAKASLNRMRQKRMNRLKNRTSFATATFKPPQLEVSTEFNRPYVDSPQSTPTSPTPFGAVALPNTRDSDKSSSITKAQTSFGLSSASPLAHKTWDERTSASEPHHSVEPFNFDGEVHDSDLTGYFNGLLPTIDKVYDDFMHKLLLQSLADCDISDPSDQKRWGNVLFAALKKVYQLRLSDTLDIKQYVKFKKLSGGKIEDTHVVDGLFITKNIDSKRMQSRIENPKIALLMFPLEYLKHKEQFISLRIVNSQQSVYIGNLVSRLVSLEPDVIVVGDTVCGLALKLLEEANVTVLSNVKPQVIERISRYTRGDIFSTVNDLFFKKGSLGSCGLFEIRKFVHTDVVKTYAFFTGCDTQYGFTICLRGEDSEALSGAKYTTETLTPALWNAKFEKSFFNTLSLTFRESDPRPGLDTLKLLERSIEDAQNIDDSAIVACLQSIEHYGIVNYIRLFTERYLSVSPSVNFRLPGVLLNVVNAFVSLIDFASFYQKIQRVTNPDEFDVEWLTKAKIDVDPDRFNGFEDIIAMLRYVCNSRMLSLLDGFNSRLRGWSNSIKFNCYQLYPIFHRSIHVLYSTVSIKHATPCAGPVIVVIDFHTDNDKCLGVFLDQILQECTTACEECQELLLDHYRTYVHDNAKVDFIIERVDTTSHDFKGRDERLMWSHCPECNHSTPITVMTDEIYYLSLGKFFELSFWSDGVRHEGECSHDYFKKQIKYFGYNDIVIRMEYSKIANYEVIVPKKKLESTMETDIRLKIESFERISRKMDAFFKSISDRLNRVKLDTVDKAEAGYERVEQLKERVSTQHRTLAAKLLDFYKQTEPTNYVSLNAIQRELQDVVVAWDTEFNEFEADFLPTENEINKITQSHLRNYLIDKLDHDNTSKNRSTENLRKDDAAKAKNNTESPENISRTSPNSLKEHGEKAPKRPVPQISRFRVPSAVIEDKISQIQQSFENDNKSSIKSPDKSCANSISGDSSDNFSQNPKKVQDLTNYFNQMTLEFQRQREEALEKKSYKYKTLPIGNSSPIVEIYGNIEDVVDVNHENKRNKLLHTDSASTVPRVSEESTRYPPQEHLTSQVPSDFSTSDRKTLDRKEEQKLLGEQTKKISEEINKANKEGTMKQRIEIPQPERNSLLKSLMNYWADRSATLWDPLEYPFDVTEHTFADSDVIVREDEPSSLVAFCLSSPVYQQKIQDMATTPNDEDETVHNDAYQKKAEQFTKIEKKFKKSMASSNRSMSELENIMVKTKSNHLKYQFADGNTSISCKIFYSEQFEAFRKACGLDKSYIQSLSRCIKWNSKGGKSGSNFLKTLDNRYIIKELSKSELESFVSIAPFYFKYISQSTFYTLSTAIAKIFGFYQIEIKNSVSGKTFKMDFLIMENLLYDCKCSRIFDLKGSMRNRHVQQTGKENEVLLDENMIEYIYESPVFVKEQSKKLLRGSLFNDTSFLSAMDVMDYSLVIGIDDNTQKLYVGIIDWLRTFTWDKKVENWVKGSTLVGKKGKDPTIVTPKQYRIRFREAMDRYILEVPDIWYEGRSN, encoded by the coding sequence ATGGTGTCACGACATCTTTCCTACGATACCCATTCATTGCTGTTCACAAACGACAGCGACACTGAGTCGGTCAACGACGATTTTGTCTCCTTCCCCACGCTACCGGATCCTGAGGAGACCGCCAACCGGTCATTCTCTAaaatcatcaccaagacGTTAAGGAAAGTCACCAATAACGCTTCCAACTTAGTTCACTCTTACGCATCGCCTCGCCACCACACCGAGGCTCCAGATTTGCCCACAGATCCCACAGATTCTCAGTCAATCTACCATGACCACTCGGCCCCCACAACTCCAGTCAGGAAGGCAATTGCTACGCCGACATCGAAACAGCATAGCTCCGCAGTATCTGTTGCATCATCTCTCGACAAGCTGGTCTCACGGCGCTCGAGCAAAGGTACAGATCAAGAACCAATGAGAAATTTCACGGGAGGACAAAACTCGCCTACTCAGGTTCCTCGAGCACCAGCTCCGGATAGTACACTAAAAAAACCGAACACAGACCCATGGCTAAATCCTTCGACGAACAATCGTGGGTCAATAATACCTCCAGCATCTCCGGCATCCGTGAAACGGGCAGAGAGCATCACGGGAGTGTCTCCAGGTAGGGCGAAAGCTCCCCCTTTGTTCAGGATGAATTCCGATATGAACCCAAGAGTCATGTCAGACAACAAATCCTTGCGTATTTCAACTATGAGCACCACCAAGGTTCATGCTCCAGTTGTATCACAGGCTGATATAACAATACGGAGTGCTGATTCCGAGCTGAAAAATTCGAAAGCTTCTCTGATCCATCAGAACAACAATATTccagcatcttcatcgaaGGAGAATGTTTCGTGCAAAAGCGATACCAAGACACTTCAGAATAGAATCTCATCCATCTTTAACAACCTTCCAAACGATTTTGAATTGTCTGACGACTCGGCCTCGGACTTGGAGACCATAAACAATGACACCGTTTCCGCATCTCCATTAACCCTGCGTCTATCACCTAGACAGCCTAATAAAAGCAGCAGGATTGAGCCTACTCCAGCGAAGCTCGAAAGACAAGCTCCACTTCCATCGCTGTCTCCACCATCATCTACCTCTACTTCGGTTGAGAGAACACCTTCCATCACAAGAAAGATCTCTTCTAGTTTGTCGAATTCCTTGTTTTACAGCGCTAGAAGtatcatcaacaacaatatTCCCGGCAAAGGATCCTCTGCCAGCTCTATCACGGGCGAACTAACcaagcagaggaagaagaaaatcgCCCGCAAACTTTCTGATAATCCACTTAAGAACGGCGGCATACCCAAAAAATACTGGATGAACGATTCCTTTGTCACCGATTGTTTAAACTGTTTCAAACCGTTCACAGCTTTTAGAAGGAAACATCATTGTCGATTTTGTGGGCAAATATTTTGCTCCAACTGCACGCTCTTTATATCCTACAGTCAGTATAAACATgagaagctgaagaagaataaagAAAAGGAGCACAAAATTTTCAATGACAAACTCAGAGTCTGTAAGCCATGTTACAGTGATGTCATTGTGTACTTAAGTGATGATTCACTGAGCTcatctgaagaagaagacgttGAGAGTGAAGTTCTTAGTACTCAGTCTGATCAACAAGACCACTACTCCAAACTTTCAAGCGCCGATCACCCCTTAATGAGGTTTCGTTCTAAATCTATAAATTCGAGACGAGATAGTTTAACGAGTGAGTCTCTTGCACTGGCAGGCCAGAAGAGCAATAGAAAGCATACAAGATCGCTGAGTGGGGCCTCTACAGTTAATTACATCAGCAACAAGGAGGGCAATCAAAAGAGTAACGAAGTCACTTCCTTCAAGCATGCCCCTCAGATGGCTATTCCGACGACACGTACAGGAGAGGTTGTCGAAATCCCAGTTTCGAGAAGTTCCTATTCCAATAATGTGATGCCAGTGAAACAAAATTTAGCAGCTCTTGCTATGCGGAATGCAGTACACAACCAGGGATCTGGACCATCTGCTGAACCTGGTAAAGAACAATTGACGACCTGGAATTCTCCCTATCATGACACTCAAGACCTTTCTCCAGAAGTTGTTCGCCCCAATAGTCTTGAGAATCTTGGAAAACTTTACAGCTCCTTTTTGCATAGAAACCCTTACAGGCTAACAAGATCTACTTCCGAAAGAGTTCCTCGTCTGGGTGCTCTTACGAAGCACCGAGCTGGTTTCGAGTCAGAGCGAGAGGACGACTATGAAAGCGAAAATGAGGATGAAAAGGTTTTATCCTTGTACACCTCACTCAATAATGGTTATCTGTCAATCGATCCAAGATCGTCTCTGTCTCCAACACCAAAGGTGCTAAACCAATCATTATCGCTGGTACCGACCTTGCACGAATTCCCATCGATGAATGTCAATGACAAGTATATTCCGAATCCAATGGGATTCGGCAGGCATACTGATGCTGATCAAGCTACACTCAACTTTGGAATCAATGCCAATAAGTATCGCTCTGACCACAGATCATCTGAAAGAGCGAAAGCGTCGTTGAATAGGATGCGACAAAAACGTATGAATAGATTGAAAAACAGAACGTCATTCGCTACGGCCACATTTAAACCTCCACAACTCGAAGTGTCAACTGAATTTAATCGGCCATACGTTGACAGTCCGCAATCAACGCCGACGTCCCCGACTCCGTTTGGCGCAGTTGCCTTGCCCAATACCAGAGATTCCGATAAGAGCAGCAGCATAACGAAAGCTCAAACATCTTTCGGCTTGTCTAGCGCTTCTCCGTTGGCTCATAAGACGTGGGACGAGAGGACTTCTGCAAGTGAGCCACATCATTCTGTCGAGCCTTTCAACTTTGACGGTGAAGTTCATGACAGTGACTTGACAGGCTACTTTAATGGCCTCCTACCAACCATTGACAAAGTCTACGATGACTTTATGCACAAGCTACTACTACAATCACTTGCAGACTGTGACATATCTGACCCCAGTGATCAAAAGCGATGGGGAAATGTGTTGTTTGCTGCTCTCAAAAAAGTTTACCAGCTTCGGCTTTCTGATACTCTAGATATAAAGCAGTATgtgaagttcaagaagctttcgGGCGGTAAAATTGAAGATACCCACGTTGTGGACGGTCTTTTCATTACTAAAAATATTGATTCTAAGCGAATGCAACTGCGAATTGAAAACCCCAAAATcgccttgttgatgtttcCACTTGAATACTTGAAGCACAAGGAACAGTTCATCAGCTTGAGAATCGTCAACTCTCAACAATCTGTTTACATTGGCAATCTTGTTTCACGGTTAGTGTCGCTTGAGCCGGATGTTATTGTTGTCGGTGATACGGTTTGCGGGCTTGCCTTGAAATTGCTCGAAGAAGCTAATGTGACGGTTCTTTCAAATGTCAAACCTCAAGTAATTGAGCGAATTTCAAGGTATACAAGGGGCGACATATTCTCGACGGTGAACgatcttttttttaagaAAGGTAGTTTAGGATCCTGTGGGTTATTCGAGATTCGAAAGTTTGTACACACCGACGTTGTCAAGACATACGCCTTTTTCACGGGATGTGATACACAATATGGATTTACGATTTGTTTGAGAGGTGAAGACAGTGAAGCCTTGAGTGGCGCAAAATATACTACTGAAACGCTCACGCCAGCTCTTTGGAACgcaaaatttgaaaaaagcttcttcaacaccctctctttgacttttcgAGAACTGGACCCACGCCCAGGCTTGGACACATTGAAACTCTTGGAAAGATCAATTGAAGATGCACAGAACATCGACGATTCAGCTATTGTCGCCTGTCTTCAATCCATCGAACATTATGGCATAGTAAACTATATCAGACTTTTTACCGAGCGCTATTTGAGTGTCTCACCGTCGGTGAACTTTCGCTTACCAGGTGTGCTATTAAACGTGGTAAATGCCTTCGTATCATTAATCGACTTTGCATCTTTTTATCAAAAAATTCAACGAGTGACAAACCCCGATGAATTTGATGTGGAGTGGCTTACTAAAGCAAAAATCGATGTTGATCCTGATCGATTCAATGGTTTTGAGGATATAATTGCCATGCTTCGCTACGTGTGTAATAGTCGCATGTTGAGTCTTTTGGACGGATTTAATAGCCGATTAAGAGGTTGGTCAAACAGCATCAAATTCAATTGCTATCAACTATACCCAATTTTTCATAGAAGCATACATGTGCTTTATTCAACTGTTTCTATCAAGCATGCGACACCTTGTGCTGGGCCAGTAATTGTCGTGATTGATTTTCATACTGATAATGATAAGTGTCTCGGTGTCTTTTTAGATCAAATACTTCAGGAATGCACCACGGCTTGCGAGGAGTGTCAAGAGTTGCTTCTCGACCATTACAGGACCTACGTTCATGATAATGCAAAGGTGGACTTCATTATTGAGAGAGTAGATACTACTTCTCATGATTTTAAAGGTCGGGATGAACGTCTTATGTGGAGTCATTGCCCAGAATGTAATCACTCAACTCCGATCACAGTGATGACTGATGAGATATACTACCTATCTTTGGGTAAATTTTTTGAGCTATCCTTCTGGTCAGATGGTGTTAGACACGAGGGAGAATGCTCGCATGACTACTTTAAAAAGCAAATAAAGTACTTTGGTTACAATGACATCGTGATAAGAATGGAGTACTCCAAAATTGCAAATTATGAGGTGATTGTccccaagaagaagttaGAATCAACAATGGAAACAGACATTCGCCTAAAAATCGAAAGCTTTGAACGTATCTCAAGAAAAATGgatgctttcttcaagagcattTCAGATAGACTCAACAGGGTGAAGCTCGACACGGTCGACAAGGCCGAGGCTGGTTATGAGAGAGTAGAGCAGCTTAAGGAACGTGTTTCTACTCAGCATAGAACTCTTGCTGCAAAACTCTTAGATTTTTACAAGCAGACTGAACCCACCAATTATGTTCTGTTAAATGCCATTCAACGTGAATTGCAggatgttgttgttgcttgGGATACTGAGTTTAACGAATTTGAAGCAGATTTTTTGCCGACAGAAAAcgaaatcaacaaaatcacaCAGTCCCATCTTAGGAACTACTTGATCGATAAATTGGATCATGACAATACCCTGAAGAATCGCTCCACGGAGAATCTTAGAAAGGATGATGCTGCAAAGGCAAAAAATAATACTGAAAGCCCAGAGAATATTCTGAGGACCTCTCCAaattctttgaaagaacaCGGCGAAAAAGCTCCTAAGAGACCAGTTCCTCAAATCAGTAGATTTAGGGTACCTTCTGCGGTCATAGAGGATAAAATCTCGCAGATTCAGCAATCATTTGAAAATGACAACAAAAGCTCGATTAAGTCACCGGACAAGTCTTGTGCTAATTCGATTAGTGGTGATTCCTCAGACAACTTTTCTCAAAAtccaaaaaaagttcaagactTGACCAACTACTTCAATCAAATGACGCTTGAATTTCAAAggcaaagagaagaagcattagaaaagaaatcatATAAATACAAAACTTTACCTATTGGCAATTCACTGCCTATAGTGGAGATCTACGGCAAtattgaagatgttgtGGATGTGAATCATGAGAACAAGAGAAACAAATTACTTCATACTGACTCCGCGTCTACGGTGCCTAGAGTTTCTGAAGAATCCACTCGTTATCCTCCCCAGGAACATTTAACTAGTCAGGTACCAAGTGACTTCCTGACCCTGGATAGAAAGACTCTAGACCGCAAGGAGGAGCAGAAGTTGCTTGGCGAACAGACCAAAAAAATACTGGAAGAAATAAACAAAGCTAATAAGGAGGGTACAATGAAACAAAGGATCGAGATTCCTCAACCAGAGAGAAATTCACTACTCAAATCTCTCATGAACTACTGGGCCGACAGATCTGCGACATTGTGGGACCCCTTAGAGTACCCGTTTGATGTGACGGAGCACACCTTTGCTGATTCCGATGTGATAGTAAGGGAAGATGAGCCAAGTTCTTTAGTGGCGTTTTGCCTCTCGTCACCAGTATACCAACAGAAGATACAAGATATGGCCACCACTCCAAATGATGAGGACGAGACGGTGCACAATGATGCTTATCAAAAGAAGGCTGAACAATTCACTaagattgagaagaagttcaagaaaagcatGGCATCCTCCAACAGGCTGATGAGTGAGCTCGAGAATATCATGGTGAAGACTAAGAGCAATCACTTAAAGTACCAATTTGCTGACGGTAACACACTGATTTCGTGTAAGATATTCTACAGTGAACAGTTTGAGGCATTCAGAAAAGCTTGTGGGTTGGACAAATCATATATTCAAAGTCTTTCCCGATGCATCAAATGGAACTCTAAAGGTGGTAAGAGTGGAtcaaactttttgaagactttGGATAACAGATACATCATCAAAGAGCTACTGAAGTCAGAGTTGGAGTCATTTGTGTCAATTGCACCATTTTACTTCAAGTACATCTCGCAGTCGACATTTTACACATTGTCTACAGCGATAGCGAAGATATTTGGATTTTACCAAATTGAAATTAAAAATTCTGTTTCAGGAAAGACATTCAAGAtggacttcttgatcatgGAAAATCTTTTGTACGACTGCAAGTGTTCGAGAATATTCGACCTCAAGGGGTCCATGAGAAACAGACACGTACAGCAAACAGGCAAGGAAAACGAGGTGTTGCTTGACGAGAACATGATTGAGTATATCTATGAGAGCCCAGTGTTCGTGAAGGAGCagctgaagaaattgttgaGAGGATCTTTGTTCAACGATACCTCGTTTCTTTCTGCCATGGATGTAATGGATTATTCATTGGTGATTGGCATTGACGATAATACACAGAAACTCTATGTTGGTATCATCGATTGGTTGCGCACATTTACCTGGGACAAAAAGGTCGAGAATTGGGTGAAGGGAAGTACGTTAGTGGGGAAGAAAGGTAAGGATCCTACGATTGTGACGCCTAAGCAATACCGAATCCGGTTCCGAGAAGCGATGGACCGGTATATCCTTGAGGTGCCTGATATATGGTATGAGGGCAGGTCAAATTAA
- a CDS encoding ubiquitin-specific protease UBP14, which translates to MSVFDYIANACSSLPSAVPAAAKVYKDDCMYSFDTPENNEFGLDVCMSCYQAFARAPQKNYTSEHYSEKRHPLYVNIKKTLKPESERLKKDSDDLSMESEESKTKQPKLEIPEQKETDLFNINTCIYVAPLDQSTSIEDSPETARSLANSILSANSAEKNDEIKAWENEVYPCEHSTDIECDKVAVELKKCAMCDLQENLWLCLTCGAVGCGRQQFGSDIKGNSHALKHYDDSGHAVAVKLGSLSADDEDNCDCYCYKCNDEVKVPNLAEKLLNFDIDLRSAVKTEKNLVELNLDRNMNWQFNLDGNDGELLTPVFGPGLTGLQNLGNSCYLNSTVQALFSFPSYRHFFSQLEFDKSVKDPAADLRSQMIKLYDGLSSGRYSKPNELKGDNYQWGLKPTTFKSHIGADHYEFKTNKQQDANEFLLYLIDKLDKEFGLSLNKDFKFLLGSKLICSECHNGTMSEELVDNVSVALNAHVIGMDEDGKKQYREVDLNECFSNTFDTERIDGYQCDTCGKKTTAFKTSGFTTYPQNLIVNAQRIQLENWVPVKVDVPISLPEQLDLGAFKSPKFENGEREIEKDAQKESDTKFIPNAGAFEQLQAMGFPEVRCIKGLYHTGNTNAEDAMNWLFAHMEDPDIDEPFDPAETGQTNIAGPREPDTESINNLVAMGFSAQLAKKALVVNSNDVNAAVEWLFNNPDDDGVIEDSKPVVNIQRETEELKQALLGEATKPQTASYELKAVICHKGNSPHTGHYVVFIKHEGEWVLFNDEKVVKCQQTSLKDMVNCGYVYFFAKV; encoded by the coding sequence ATGTCTGTCTTTGATTACATTGCAAATGCATGCTCTTCCTTGCCCTCTGCGGTTCCAGCTGCAGCAAAAGTGTACAAGGATGATTGCATGTATTCGTTTGACACTCCAGAGAACAACGAGTTTGGGTTAGATGTGTGCATGTCATGTTACCAAGCGTTCGCCAGAGCGCCACAGAAAAATTATACATCTGAACATTACTCTGAGAAGCGTCATCCGCTCTATGTgaacatcaagaagactTTGAAGCCGGAAAGTGAGAGGCTCAAGAAAGACTCGGATGATTTGTCTATGGAATCAGAGGAGTCCAAGACAAAACAACCGAAGCTTGAAATACctgaacaaaaagagacgGATCTATTTAACATCAACACATGCATATACGTTGCCCCTTTGGATCAGTCGACTTCCATAGAGGACTCGCCAGAGACTGCTAGACTGCTTGCGAACCTGATCCTTTCAGCCAATTCGGCTGAAAAGAACGATGAAATCAAAGCCTGGGAAAATGAAGTGTACCCATGTGAACACTCCACCGATATTGAGTGTGACAAGGTGGCGGTGGAGCTCAAAAAATGCGCCATGTGTGATTTGCAAGAGAACTTGTGGCTCTGCTTAACTTGTGGAGCCGTCGGTTGTGGGCGTCAGCAGTTCGGCTCTGACATCAAGGGCAACTCTCATGCATTGAAGCACTATGACGACTCGGGCCATGCTGTGGCAGTGAAGTTAGGGTCCCTATCAGCTGACGATGAGGACAATTGTGACTGCTACTGTTACAAGTGTAATGACGAGGTGAAGGTTCCAAATTTGGctgagaagctcttgaactttGATATCGACTTGCGTAGCGCCGTCAAGACAGAAAAGAATCTCGTTGAGTTGAATCTTGATAGGAACATGAACTGGCAGTTCAACCTAGATGGCAACGATGGTGAGCTTCTAACACCCGTTTTTGGACCAGGATTGACTGGCTTGCAAAACTTGGGCAACTCTTGCTATTTAAATTCGACTGTACAAGCCTTATTCAGCTTCCCTAGCTACCGGCACTTCTTTTCTCAATTAGAATTTGACAAACTGGTAAAGGATCCAGCTGCTGACTTGCGTTCTCAAATGATCAAGTTGTATGATGGGTTATCATCGGGGAGATATTCAAAACCCAATGAACTCAAAGGCGATAATTATCAATGGGGCTTAAAACCTACGACTTTCAAGAGCCACATTGGCGCCGACCACTATGAATTTAAAACAAACAAGCAGCAAGATGCTAACGAGTTTCTTCTCTATCTAATTGACAAGCTAGACAAAGAGTTCGGCTTAAGTTTGAATAAAGATTTCAAGTTTTTGCTTGGAAGTAAGTTGATCTGCTCCGAGTGCCACAATGGGACGATGTCGGAAGAGCTAGTTGATAATGTGTCAGTCGCCCTAAATGCTCATGTCATCGGAatggatgaagatggcaagaagcagtacagagaagttgatttGAACGAATGTTTCTCGAATACCTTCGACACCGAGCGAATTGATGGATACCAATGCGACACCTGTGGCAAGAAAACCACAGCTTTCAAAACGAGTGGCTTCACCACATATCCTCAAAACCTAATTGTCAATGCACAGAGAATTCAGCTTGAGAACTGGGTTCCGGTGAAGGTTGATGTTCCTATTTCCCTTCCAGAACAACTTGATCTAGGGGCGTTCAAGTCGCCGAAATTCGAGAATGGAGAAAGGGAGATCGAGAAGGATGCACAAAAGGAAAGCGACACTAAATTCATCCCTAATGCAGGGGCCTTTGAACAATTGCAAGCCATGGGTTTTCCTGAAGTTCGGTGTATCAAGGGTCTTTATCACACCGGCAATACTAATGCAGAGGATGCTATGAACTGGCTTTTCGCCCACATGGAAGATCCTGACATTGATGAGCCATTTGATCCCGCAGAGACAGGACAGACAAATATTGCGGGACCTAGGGAGCCTGATACAGAGAGCATCAATAATCTTGTAGCCATGGGCTTCAGCGCTCAGcttgccaagaaggctcTTGTTGTCAATTCCAACGATGTGAATGCCGCCGTTGAATGGCTCTTCAATAACCctgatgatgatggcgTCATTGAAGACAGCAAGCCTGTGGTGAATATACAGAGAGAGacagaggagttgaagcaggCGTTGCTAGGGGAAGCTACGAAGCCTCAAACAGCATCCTACGAGCTAAAGGCTGTCATATGCCACAAGGGCAACTCACCCCATACAGGTCATTACGTTGTGTTTATCAAGCACGAAGGGGAGTGGGTGTTGTTTAATGACGAAAAAGTCGTGAAGTGCCAGCAAACGAGCTTAAAAGATATGGTCAATTGCGGTTATGTGTATTTTTTCGCTAAAGTATGA